In Burkholderia savannae, one genomic interval encodes:
- a CDS encoding phosphatidylserine decarboxylase, with protein sequence MNYPHPIIAREGWPFIAIAAVVALLIHAVGGFGLAWPFWLLLVFVVQFFRDPPRPIPTQANAVLCPADGRIVAVETAHDPYANREALKISVFMNVFNVHSQRSPVDGAVQKVEYFPGAFLNAALDKASAENERNAVVIQTGAGHTVTAVQIAGLVARRILCYVRAGEPVTRGQRYGFIRFGSRVDVYLPKGSRARVSIGEKVSASSTILAELPEQQ encoded by the coding sequence ATGAACTATCCTCATCCGATCATCGCGCGCGAAGGCTGGCCGTTCATCGCGATCGCGGCCGTCGTCGCGCTGTTGATCCACGCCGTTGGCGGGTTCGGCCTCGCTTGGCCGTTCTGGCTGCTGCTCGTCTTCGTGGTCCAGTTCTTCCGCGATCCGCCGCGGCCGATTCCGACGCAGGCGAACGCGGTGCTGTGCCCGGCCGACGGCCGCATCGTCGCGGTCGAGACGGCGCACGATCCGTATGCGAATCGCGAAGCGCTGAAGATCAGCGTGTTCATGAACGTGTTCAATGTCCATTCGCAGCGCTCGCCCGTCGACGGCGCGGTGCAGAAGGTCGAATATTTCCCGGGCGCGTTTCTGAACGCCGCGCTCGACAAGGCGTCGGCCGAGAACGAGCGCAACGCGGTCGTGATCCAGACGGGGGCGGGCCACACCGTGACGGCCGTGCAGATCGCGGGCCTCGTCGCCCGCCGGATTCTCTGCTACGTGCGCGCGGGCGAGCCCGTGACGCGCGGCCAGCGCTACGGCTTCATCCGCTTCGGCTCGCGCGTCGACGTGTATCTGCCGAAGGGCAGCCGCGCGCGCGTGTCGATCGGCGAGAAGGTGTCCGCATCGTCGACGATCCTCGCCGAACTGCCCGAACAACAGTAA
- the ilvC gene encoding ketol-acid reductoisomerase, with the protein MKVFYDKDADLSLIKGKQVTIIGYGSQGHAHALNLKDSGVNVTVGLRKGGASWSKAENAGLTVKEVAEAVKGADVVMMLLPDEQIAAVYAQEVHANVKQGAALAFAHGFNVHYGQVIPRADLDVIMVAPKAPGHTVRGTYAQGGGVPHLIAVAQDKSGAARDIALSYAAANGGGRAGIIETNFREETETDLFGEQAVLCGGTVELIKAGFETLVEAGYAPEMAYFECLHELKLIVDLIYEGGIANMNYSISNNAEYGEYVTGPRVVTEETKKAMKQCLTDIQTGEYAKSFILENKAGAPTLQSRRRLTAEHQIEQVGAKLRAMMPWIAKNKLVDQSKN; encoded by the coding sequence ATGAAAGTTTTCTACGACAAGGACGCCGACCTCTCCCTCATCAAGGGCAAGCAGGTGACGATCATCGGTTACGGCTCGCAAGGCCATGCGCACGCGCTGAACCTGAAGGACAGCGGCGTGAACGTGACGGTCGGCCTGCGCAAGGGCGGCGCGTCGTGGAGCAAGGCCGAGAACGCCGGCCTCACGGTCAAGGAAGTCGCCGAAGCCGTGAAGGGCGCCGACGTCGTGATGATGCTGCTGCCGGACGAGCAGATCGCCGCCGTCTACGCGCAGGAAGTGCATGCGAACGTCAAGCAAGGCGCGGCGCTCGCGTTCGCGCACGGCTTCAACGTCCACTATGGCCAGGTGATCCCGCGCGCGGATCTCGACGTGATCATGGTCGCGCCGAAGGCGCCGGGCCACACGGTGCGCGGCACGTACGCGCAGGGCGGCGGCGTGCCGCACCTGATCGCGGTCGCGCAGGACAAGTCGGGCGCGGCGCGCGACATCGCGCTGTCGTACGCGGCGGCGAACGGCGGCGGCCGCGCCGGCATCATCGAAACCAACTTCCGCGAAGAGACGGAAACCGACCTGTTCGGCGAGCAGGCCGTGCTGTGCGGCGGCACCGTCGAGCTGATCAAGGCGGGTTTCGAGACGCTCGTCGAAGCGGGCTACGCGCCGGAAATGGCGTACTTCGAGTGCCTGCACGAGCTGAAGCTGATCGTCGACCTGATCTACGAAGGCGGCATCGCGAACATGAACTACTCGATCTCGAACAACGCCGAATACGGCGAGTACGTGACGGGCCCGCGCGTCGTCACGGAAGAGACGAAGAAGGCGATGAAGCAGTGCCTGACCGACATCCAGACGGGCGAATACGCGAAGAGCTTCATCCTCGAGAACAAGGCGGGCGCGCCGACGCTGCAGTCGCGCCGCCGCCTGACGGCCGAGCACCAGATCGAGCAGGTCGGCGCGAAGCTGCGCGCGATGATGCCGTGGATCGCGAAGAACAAGCTGGTCGACCAGTCGAAGAACTAA
- the ilvN gene encoding acetolactate synthase small subunit, producing MRHIISVLLENEPGALSRVVGLFSARGYNIETLTVAPTEDQSLSRLTIVSIGSDDVIEQITKHLNRLIEVVKVVDLTDGAHIERELMLIKVRAVGKEREEMKRMADIFRGRIIDVTEKTYTIELTGASDKLDAFIQALDAGSILETVRTGSSGIGRGERILKV from the coding sequence ATGAGACACATCATTTCCGTCCTGCTGGAAAACGAACCGGGCGCGCTGTCGCGCGTGGTCGGTCTGTTCTCCGCACGCGGCTACAACATCGAAACCTTGACGGTGGCGCCGACCGAAGACCAATCGCTGTCGCGCCTGACCATCGTTTCCATCGGCTCCGACGACGTGATCGAACAGATCACGAAACATCTGAACCGCCTGATCGAGGTGGTGAAAGTGGTGGACCTGACCGACGGTGCACACATCGAGCGGGAGCTGATGCTCATCAAGGTGAGGGCAGTGGGCAAGGAGCGCGAAGAAATGAAGCGGATGGCGGACATTTTCCGCGGCCGCATCATCGACGTGACCGAGAAGACCTACACGATCGAATTGACGGGTGCGAGCGACAAGCTCGACGCATTCATTCAGGCGCTGGACGCGGGCTCGATTCTCGAGACCGTGCGCACCGGCAGCTCGGGCATCGGTCGAGGCGAGCGCATTCTGAAGGTGTGA
- a CDS encoding acetolactate synthase 3 catalytic subunit has protein sequence MNMPSAEFSTSESLSPQKTGSIGATVLMKALADENVEFIWGYPGGSVLYIYDELYKQDKIQHVLVRHEQAAVHAADAYSRSTGKVGVCLVTSGPGVTNAVTGIATAYMDSIPLVVISGQVPTAAIGQDAFQECDTVGITRPCVKHNFLVKDVRELAETVKKAFYIARTGRPGPVLIDIPKDVSKTPCEYEPVKSVSLRSYNPVTKGHSGQIRKAVSLLLSAKRPYIYTGGGIILADASRELNQFADLLGYPVTNTLMGLGGYRASDKKFLGMLGMHGTYEANMAMQHCDVLIAIGARFDDRVIGDPAHFASRPRKIIHIDIDPSSISKRVKVDIPIVGDVKEVLKELIEQLQTAEHGPDTEALAQWWKDIEAWRAKDCLKYDRESEIIKPQYVVEKAWELTDGNAFVCSDVGQHQMWAAQFYRFNKPRRWINSGGLGTMGFGLPAAMGVKMAHPDDDVLCITGEGSIQMCIQELSTCLQYDTPVKILSLNNRYLGMVRQWQQIEYSKRYSHSYMDALPDFVKLAEAYGHVGMRIEKTADVEPALKEALRLKDRTVFLDFQTDPTENVWPMVQAGKGITEMLLGSEDL, from the coding sequence ATGAACATGCCCAGCGCGGAATTCTCCACGTCGGAATCCCTTTCCCCTCAGAAAACCGGCTCCATCGGCGCCACCGTGCTCATGAAGGCACTGGCCGACGAAAACGTCGAATTCATCTGGGGCTACCCTGGCGGCTCGGTCCTCTACATCTACGACGAGCTGTACAAGCAAGACAAGATTCAACACGTGCTCGTGCGCCACGAGCAGGCGGCCGTGCACGCCGCGGACGCGTATTCGCGCTCGACGGGCAAGGTCGGCGTGTGCCTCGTCACGTCCGGCCCGGGCGTCACGAACGCGGTGACGGGCATCGCCACCGCCTACATGGATTCGATTCCGCTCGTCGTGATCAGCGGCCAGGTGCCGACCGCGGCGATCGGCCAGGACGCGTTTCAGGAGTGCGACACCGTCGGCATCACGCGTCCTTGCGTGAAGCACAACTTCCTCGTGAAGGACGTGCGCGAGCTCGCGGAAACCGTCAAGAAGGCGTTCTACATCGCGCGCACCGGCCGGCCCGGTCCCGTCCTGATCGACATTCCGAAGGACGTGTCGAAGACGCCGTGCGAGTACGAGCCCGTCAAGAGTGTGTCGCTGCGCTCCTACAACCCGGTCACGAAAGGCCACTCGGGGCAGATCCGCAAGGCGGTGTCGCTCCTTTTGTCCGCGAAGCGTCCGTACATCTACACGGGCGGCGGCATCATTCTCGCCGACGCGTCGCGCGAGCTGAACCAGTTCGCCGATCTGCTCGGCTATCCCGTCACGAACACGCTGATGGGGCTCGGCGGCTATCGCGCGTCGGACAAGAAATTCCTCGGCATGCTCGGCATGCACGGCACGTACGAAGCGAACATGGCGATGCAGCACTGCGACGTGCTGATCGCGATCGGCGCGCGCTTCGACGACCGCGTGATCGGCGATCCGGCGCACTTCGCGTCGCGTCCGCGCAAGATCATTCACATCGACATCGACCCGTCGTCGATTTCAAAGCGCGTGAAGGTCGACATTCCGATCGTCGGCGACGTGAAGGAAGTGCTGAAGGAGCTGATCGAGCAGTTGCAGACGGCCGAGCACGGCCCCGACACCGAAGCGCTCGCGCAGTGGTGGAAGGACATCGAAGCCTGGCGCGCGAAGGACTGCCTGAAGTACGACCGTGAAAGCGAGATCATCAAGCCGCAGTACGTGGTCGAGAAGGCGTGGGAGCTGACGGACGGCAACGCGTTCGTGTGTTCCGACGTCGGCCAGCACCAGATGTGGGCCGCGCAGTTCTACCGCTTTAACAAGCCGCGCCGCTGGATCAATTCCGGTGGCCTCGGCACGATGGGCTTCGGCCTGCCGGCGGCGATGGGTGTGAAGATGGCGCACCCGGACGACGACGTGCTGTGCATCACGGGCGAGGGCTCGATCCAGATGTGCATCCAGGAGCTGTCGACTTGCTTGCAGTACGACACGCCCGTGAAGATCCTGTCGCTGAACAACCGCTACCTCGGCATGGTCCGCCAGTGGCAGCAGATCGAATACAGCAAGCGCTATTCGCATTCGTACATGGATGCGCTGCCGGATTTCGTGAAGCTCGCCGAGGCGTACGGCCACGTCGGCATGCGCATTGAAAAGACCGCGGACGTCGAGCCGGCGCTGAAGGAAGCGCTGCGCCTGAAGGACCGCACCGTGTTTCTCGACTTCCAGACCGATCCGACCGAAAACGTCTGGCCGATGGTCCAGGCCGGCAAGGGCATCACCGAGATGCTGCTCGGATCGGAAGACCTGTAA
- a CDS encoding RNA polymerase sigma factor, whose product MASDKELADFLAGVERRAFKQAAYAVRDDDASLDIVQDAMIRLAEKYGERPAAELPLLFQRILQNAIHDYFRRQKVRNTWVSLFSSLNNTDDDEFDPLETLESADGDGVESGETRLEREQVLALIDDEIQKLPARQREAFLMRYWEDMDVAETAAAMGCSEGSVKTHCSRATHTLALALKAKGITL is encoded by the coding sequence ATGGCATCAGACAAGGAACTCGCGGACTTTCTGGCGGGCGTCGAAAGGCGCGCGTTCAAGCAGGCTGCATACGCGGTGCGCGACGACGACGCGTCGCTCGACATCGTGCAGGACGCGATGATCCGGCTCGCGGAGAAATACGGCGAGCGCCCGGCCGCCGAGCTGCCGCTGCTTTTTCAGCGGATTCTCCAGAACGCGATCCACGACTATTTCCGCAGACAAAAGGTGCGCAACACCTGGGTCAGCCTGTTCTCGTCGCTGAACAACACCGACGACGACGAGTTCGACCCGCTCGAGACGCTCGAATCGGCGGACGGCGACGGCGTAGAGAGCGGCGAGACGCGGCTCGAGCGCGAGCAGGTGCTCGCCCTCATCGACGATGAAATCCAGAAGCTTCCGGCGCGTCAACGGGAAGCCTTCCTGATGCGTTATTGGGAGGATATGGATGTCGCCGAGACAGCCGCCGCCATGGGGTGTTCGGAAGGCAGCGTCAAGACGCACTGCTCCCGGGCCACTCACACATTGGCGTTGGCGCTCAAGGCCAAAGGAATCACGCTATGA
- a CDS encoding DUF3619 family protein produces the protein MSSAPVTKEELEFALKVRRALDERAASLPAATTERLAAARRAALARKKPDAAIVLVPALAGSAGTLELRPPDEPRRQSLARRLARAWPLALLLAGLVGIAYWEDMQRTAELADIDAAMLSDNLPLNAYLDHGFNAYLSHTH, from the coding sequence ATGAGCTCCGCTCCCGTAACGAAAGAAGAACTCGAATTCGCCCTCAAGGTGCGCCGCGCGCTCGACGAGCGTGCGGCCTCGCTGCCCGCCGCGACGACGGAGCGGCTCGCCGCCGCGCGCCGCGCCGCGCTCGCGCGCAAGAAGCCCGATGCCGCGATCGTGCTCGTGCCGGCGCTCGCCGGCAGCGCCGGCACGCTCGAGCTGCGCCCGCCCGACGAGCCGCGCCGCCAGTCGCTCGCGCGCCGGCTCGCCCGCGCGTGGCCGCTCGCGCTGCTGCTCGCGGGCCTCGTCGGCATCGCGTACTGGGAAGACATGCAGCGCACCGCGGAGCTCGCGGACATCGACGCCGCGATGCTGAGCGACAACCTGCCTCTCAACGCGTATCTCGACCACGGGTTCAACGCGTATCTTTCGCACACTCACTAA
- a CDS encoding DUF3106 domain-containing protein gives MSQKRGLAVFFGCVIALVVAYAATYPRFHPQPAAVAAASAPAIASAASALSTDFPPLPPSSPLSWARLTPQQHVALAPFANQWDSFSDERKRKWLKIAARFPKMSPEAQKRLQERMTEWVRMTPEQRRVARENYLVSKDLLSAQAREKAWTAYQQLSPEQKEKLAAAERRRRPTVVSAPPTGKTDRDINRLVNAHDRHPASASAASTAPPAASGPAATPAAASTTTGAVTPPAAPTPVSPSEAPSLFNGS, from the coding sequence GTGAGTCAAAAACGGGGATTGGCTGTCTTTTTCGGTTGCGTGATCGCGCTCGTCGTCGCGTACGCCGCCACCTACCCGCGCTTTCACCCACAACCGGCCGCGGTGGCGGCGGCGAGCGCGCCGGCGATCGCGTCGGCCGCGAGCGCGCTATCGACCGACTTCCCGCCGCTGCCGCCGTCGAGCCCGCTCTCCTGGGCGCGCCTCACGCCGCAGCAGCACGTCGCGCTCGCGCCGTTCGCGAATCAATGGGATTCGTTCAGCGACGAGCGCAAGCGCAAATGGCTGAAGATCGCGGCGCGCTTCCCGAAGATGTCGCCTGAAGCGCAAAAGCGCCTGCAGGAACGGATGACCGAGTGGGTCCGGATGACGCCCGAGCAGCGCCGCGTCGCGCGCGAGAACTACCTGGTGTCGAAGGACCTGTTGTCCGCGCAGGCCCGCGAGAAGGCGTGGACGGCTTACCAGCAGCTGTCGCCCGAGCAGAAGGAGAAGCTCGCGGCGGCCGAGCGCCGGCGCCGGCCGACCGTCGTCAGCGCGCCGCCCACCGGCAAGACCGATCGCGACATCAACCGGCTCGTCAACGCGCACGACCGCCATCCGGCAAGCGCCTCCGCCGCGAGCACCGCGCCGCCGGCGGCCAGCGGGCCCGCCGCGACGCCCGCTGCGGCGTCGACGACGACGGGCGCCGTCACGCCGCCCGCCGCGCCGACGCCCGTGTCGCCGTCCGAGGCGCCGTCGCTCTTCAACGGTTCGTAA
- a CDS encoding RDD family protein: MTTPAMPSEPSPPSVRRRLAALAYESLLLFGVVFFAGLAFGVTLQQRNGLERHNLLAVWIAVVVGAYFVWFWTHGGQTLPMKTWRLRVETARGAPLSAGRALVRYALGWLWFLPPLALHPLAGFSVPRTLAAAAVWFALWTLAARLHPSRQFPHDRLAGTRIVDAPRRA; the protein is encoded by the coding sequence GTGACGACGCCCGCGATGCCATCCGAGCCGTCGCCGCCGAGCGTGCGGCGCCGGCTCGCCGCCCTCGCCTACGAAAGCCTGCTGCTCTTCGGCGTCGTGTTCTTCGCCGGCCTCGCGTTCGGCGTGACGCTGCAACAGCGCAACGGCCTCGAACGCCACAACCTGCTCGCCGTGTGGATCGCGGTCGTCGTCGGCGCGTACTTCGTCTGGTTCTGGACGCACGGCGGCCAGACGCTGCCGATGAAGACCTGGCGGCTGCGCGTCGAGACCGCGCGCGGCGCGCCGCTGTCGGCCGGCCGGGCGCTCGTGCGCTACGCGCTCGGCTGGCTGTGGTTCCTGCCGCCGCTTGCGCTGCACCCGCTCGCGGGCTTTTCCGTGCCGCGCACGCTCGCGGCCGCGGCCGTCTGGTTCGCGCTGTGGACGCTCGCCGCACGGCTGCATCCGAGCCGCCAGTTCCCGCATGATCGCCTCGCCGGCACCCGCATCGTCGATGCGCCCCGCCGCGCCTGA
- a CDS encoding UDP-2,3-diacylglucosamine diphosphatase, with protein MGKKTSATSFFRDPAGLHAASAFLSGSAASDTLAPARPPAASATRHDDHEPASHRYRTIWLSDIHLGTSGCQAGYLLDFLKHNESEYLYLVGDIIDGWQLRKGWYWPQAHNDVVQKILRKARKGTQVVYIPGNHDEGARQFCDLAFGEIHVRGEAFHTTLSGKRLWVVHGDLFDGVIQHAKWLAYLGDTLYTLILVLNRWFNRIRSRFGFQYWSLSQYLKHQVKNAVNFISSFEAVMTDEARRRGCDGVVCGHIHKAEIRDIDGVLYCNDGDWVESLSALVETMEGELKIVYWTVLRTPSATQSRKTKTATA; from the coding sequence ATGGGCAAAAAAACGTCCGCGACCTCCTTCTTCCGTGATCCTGCCGGCCTGCACGCCGCCAGTGCCTTTCTGTCCGGCTCGGCCGCGAGCGACACGCTCGCGCCGGCCCGCCCTCCCGCCGCGAGCGCCACGCGGCACGACGACCACGAGCCCGCCTCGCACCGCTACCGGACGATCTGGCTGTCGGACATCCACCTCGGCACGAGCGGCTGCCAGGCCGGCTACCTGCTCGACTTTCTCAAGCACAACGAATCGGAATATCTGTACCTCGTCGGCGACATCATCGACGGCTGGCAGCTGAGGAAGGGCTGGTACTGGCCGCAGGCGCACAACGATGTCGTGCAGAAGATCCTGCGCAAGGCGAGGAAGGGCACGCAGGTCGTCTACATTCCCGGCAACCACGACGAAGGCGCGCGCCAGTTCTGCGATCTCGCGTTCGGCGAGATTCACGTGCGCGGCGAGGCGTTCCACACGACGCTGTCGGGCAAACGTTTGTGGGTCGTCCACGGCGACCTGTTCGACGGCGTGATCCAGCACGCGAAGTGGCTCGCGTATCTCGGTGACACGCTGTACACGCTGATCCTCGTGCTGAACCGCTGGTTCAACCGGATCAGGAGCCGCTTCGGCTTTCAGTACTGGTCGCTGTCGCAATACCTGAAGCACCAGGTGAAGAACGCCGTGAACTTCATTTCGTCGTTCGAAGCAGTGATGACCGACGAGGCGCGCCGCCGCGGCTGCGACGGCGTCGTCTGCGGCCACATTCACAAGGCCGAGATCCGCGACATCGACGGCGTGCTGTACTGCAACGACGGCGACTGGGTCGAGAGCCTGTCCGCGCTCGTCGAGACGATGGAAGGCGAGCTGAAGATCGTCTACTGGACCGTGTTGCGCACGCCGTCCGCCACTCAATCGCGCAAGACGAAAACCGCCACCGCCTGA